The following proteins are co-located in the Mycolicibacterium goodii genome:
- a CDS encoding acyltransferase family protein: MTLSGSVQDPAQGGLESVAAPERVSSLTGIRALAALLVVLTHAAYTTGKYPQGYIGLVWSRAEIGVPIFFVLSGFLLFRPWVKAAATGAPAPSVRRYAWHRVRRIMPAYVVTVLIAYLVYHFRTAGPNPGHTWEGLFRNLTLTQIYTDNYLFSFLHQGLTQMWSLAVEAAFYVVLPLLAYVLLVLLCRRRWRPGLLLAGLVVAAAVSPVWLVIVHHHGAGLPDGARLWLPTYLAWFVAGMVLAVLGQLRVRGYAMVCVPLALVCYFIASTPIAGEPTTSPAKLGEALAKTAFYAVIAALLVAPPALGDRGWYTRLLASRPMVFLGEISYEIFLIHLIIMELVMVEIIRSPVYTGSMVTLFVLTMVFTIPASWLLHRFTRVRS; encoded by the coding sequence GTGACGCTTTCGGGCAGTGTTCAGGACCCCGCACAGGGCGGGCTGGAGTCGGTTGCCGCTCCGGAGCGCGTGAGTTCCCTCACCGGGATCCGCGCGCTCGCCGCGCTGCTGGTGGTGCTGACCCACGCGGCCTACACCACGGGCAAGTACCCGCAGGGGTACATCGGCCTGGTGTGGTCGCGCGCCGAGATCGGGGTGCCGATCTTCTTCGTGCTCAGTGGATTCCTGCTGTTCCGGCCGTGGGTGAAGGCCGCGGCGACCGGCGCGCCCGCGCCGTCGGTGCGCCGTTACGCGTGGCACCGGGTGCGACGCATCATGCCCGCGTATGTCGTCACGGTGCTGATCGCCTACCTCGTCTACCACTTCCGCACGGCGGGCCCCAATCCCGGACACACCTGGGAGGGGTTGTTCCGCAACCTCACCCTGACGCAGATATACACCGACAACTACCTGTTCTCGTTCCTGCACCAGGGCTTGACGCAGATGTGGAGCCTGGCCGTGGAGGCCGCGTTCTATGTGGTGCTGCCGCTGCTGGCGTATGTGCTGCTGGTGTTGTTGTGCCGTCGCCGCTGGCGTCCTGGGCTGTTGCTGGCCGGGCTGGTGGTCGCCGCCGCGGTGTCGCCGGTGTGGCTGGTGATCGTGCACCACCACGGCGCCGGTCTGCCCGACGGCGCGCGGCTGTGGTTGCCGACGTATCTGGCGTGGTTCGTGGCGGGCATGGTGCTCGCGGTGCTGGGCCAGTTGCGGGTGCGTGGTTACGCGATGGTGTGTGTGCCGCTGGCGCTGGTGTGTTATTTCATCGCCTCGACCCCGATCGCCGGTGAGCCCACGACATCACCGGCCAAGCTCGGTGAGGCACTGGCGAAGACGGCGTTCTACGCGGTGATCGCGGCGCTGCTGGTGGCCCCGCCCGCGCTGGGGGACCGGGGTTGGTACACGCGGTTGTTGGCGAGCCGGCCGATGGTGTTCCTCGGCGAGATCAGCTACGAGATCTTCCTGATCCACCTGATCATCATGGAGCTGGTGATGGTCGAGATCATCCGGTCGCCGGTCTACACCGGTTCGATGGTCACCCTGTTCGTCCTCACGATGGTGTTCACCATCCCGGCCTCGTGGCTGCTGCACCGCTTCACCCGCGTCCGCTCCTGA
- a CDS encoding alpha-hydroxy acid oxidase, whose amino-acid sequence MPRWRDLEPFLKTRPLPLAAVERRLARCLCVDDFERLARRRVPPAVWDYVYGGSDGEIAMARNREAFGRVEFRPTLFDAVAEPDVSTTILGRRAAAPIILAPTGYTRLSEHSGERAVAAAAAAAGVPYTLSTYATTSITDAAAAAPGGRNWFQVYLMKDRSVSEAHIAEAATQGYEALMLTVDTSISGYKRMDKRNGFAIPPQLTARTMAGMARHPGWVANILSTEPLRFATFPDGSEYARWGMSNELREQAIRPADISWLKERWTGPVIVKGLLSVADAVAAVEAGADAVVLSNHGGRQLDRAPVPLELLGPVVDAVGGRAEVYLDSGIRSGGDVAAALAFGAQAVMIGRAYLYGLMVGGQRGVAAVLGLLADELSRAMSLIGVGAVTDLRRDHVRLRER is encoded by the coding sequence GTGCCCCGGTGGCGCGACCTGGAGCCCTTCCTCAAGACCCGGCCACTGCCCCTTGCTGCCGTCGAGCGCCGACTGGCCCGCTGCCTGTGCGTCGACGATTTCGAACGGCTGGCCAGGCGGCGCGTTCCGCCGGCGGTGTGGGACTACGTGTACGGCGGCTCCGACGGGGAGATCGCCATGGCCCGCAATCGCGAGGCCTTCGGGCGGGTGGAGTTCCGGCCCACCCTGTTCGACGCGGTGGCCGAGCCCGATGTGTCGACGACGATCCTCGGGCGCCGCGCGGCGGCGCCGATCATCTTGGCGCCCACCGGCTACACCCGGCTGAGCGAGCACAGCGGGGAGCGGGCCGTGGCTGCGGCGGCAGCGGCCGCGGGGGTGCCCTACACGCTTTCGACGTATGCCACGACCTCGATCACCGATGCCGCGGCCGCCGCGCCGGGCGGTCGGAACTGGTTCCAGGTCTATCTGATGAAGGACCGGTCGGTCAGCGAGGCCCACATCGCCGAGGCGGCCACGCAGGGCTATGAGGCCCTGATGCTGACGGTGGACACGTCGATCTCGGGCTACAAGCGGATGGACAAGCGCAACGGCTTCGCGATCCCCCCGCAGCTCACCGCCAGGACCATGGCCGGGATGGCGCGGCACCCGGGCTGGGTGGCCAACATCCTGAGCACCGAGCCGCTGCGCTTCGCCACCTTCCCGGACGGATCCGAGTACGCCCGGTGGGGGATGTCGAATGAGCTGCGCGAGCAGGCGATCCGACCCGCCGACATCAGCTGGCTCAAGGAACGCTGGACGGGTCCGGTGATCGTCAAGGGTCTGCTGTCGGTGGCCGACGCGGTCGCGGCCGTCGAGGCGGGTGCGGACGCCGTGGTGCTCTCCAACCACGGCGGCCGCCAACTCGACCGGGCGCCGGTGCCCCTGGAACTGCTCGGCCCGGTGGTCGACGCGGTCGGTGGGCGGGCCGAGGTCTACCTCGACTCGGGGATCCGCTCCGGCGGCGATGTCGCGGCCGCGCTCGCGTTCGGCGCACAGGCGGTGATGATCGGCCGGGCCTATCTGTACGGCCTGATGGTCGGCGGGCAGCGGGGGGTGGCGGCCGTGCTGGGCCTGCTGGCTGACGAGCTGAGCCGCGCCATGAGCCTGATCGGTGTCGGGGCGGTGACCGATCTGCGGCGCGACCACGTGCGCCTGCGAGAGAGGTAA
- a CDS encoding siderophore-interacting protein produces MTDYEMTVIGRTELTPHYLRLHFSAPALLAAQRPEPTMCVRGRFPDDDTAHQRGYALVNPDAEAGTVDIDFAMHRGREGAATRWAAAARPGDVLEVTVSGGGFRLPQPRPAGYLIVGDTASLPAINTLLDAIDDHTPARVFLEARHADDHDLPVAGDADITWVDGGDEDLVQAVKSAAFDAADHFGWVACNNRTTRAVAQVLREQYGIPRKAMKAQAYWAA; encoded by the coding sequence ATGACCGACTACGAAATGACGGTGATCGGGCGGACCGAACTCACGCCCCACTACCTGCGCCTGCACTTCTCGGCCCCCGCGTTGCTCGCCGCGCAGCGGCCGGAGCCGACGATGTGCGTGCGCGGCCGGTTCCCCGACGACGACACGGCGCATCAGCGCGGCTATGCACTGGTCAACCCCGATGCCGAGGCGGGCACCGTCGACATCGACTTCGCGATGCACCGGGGCCGCGAGGGCGCGGCCACCCGGTGGGCCGCGGCCGCCAGGCCCGGTGACGTGCTGGAGGTGACGGTGTCCGGCGGCGGTTTCCGGCTGCCGCAGCCGCGTCCGGCCGGCTACCTGATCGTCGGTGACACCGCGTCGTTGCCCGCCATCAACACGCTGCTCGACGCCATCGACGACCACACGCCCGCGCGGGTGTTCCTTGAGGCCCGGCACGCCGACGACCACGACCTCCCCGTCGCCGGCGACGCCGACATCACCTGGGTGGATGGCGGCGACGAGGATCTGGTGCAGGCCGTGAAATCGGCGGCCTTCGACGCCGCCGACCACTTCGGTTGGGTCGCGTGCAACAACCGCACCACCCGCGCGGTGGCCCAGGTGTTGCGCGAGCAGTACGGCATCCCGCGCAAGGCCATGAAGGCCCAGGCCTACTGGGCGGCCTGA
- a CDS encoding TetR/AcrR family transcriptional regulator, whose translation MADWLASRRGEVAADLILDAADALFARKDAATVGMHEIAAAAGCSRATLYRYFENRDALYTAYVHREARRLHHEVSAQVAAVSDPAQRLIEGVITALRAVRASPALSSWFSAAQPPIGGEMAEHSEVIRALVEGFVRSLGAATDAAADDAAAVGRRARWLVRVMVSLLVFPGVDEADERAMLADFVAPLVVGVQAAQ comes from the coding sequence ATGGCCGACTGGCTGGCCTCGCGTCGCGGTGAGGTCGCCGCGGATCTGATCCTCGACGCGGCCGACGCGCTGTTCGCACGCAAGGACGCCGCGACCGTCGGCATGCACGAGATCGCCGCCGCCGCAGGCTGTTCCCGCGCCACGCTGTACCGGTACTTCGAGAACCGCGATGCCCTCTACACCGCCTATGTGCACCGTGAGGCGCGTCGGCTGCACCATGAGGTCAGCGCGCAGGTCGCCGCGGTGAGTGATCCGGCGCAGCGGCTCATCGAAGGTGTCATCACCGCGCTGCGGGCGGTACGGGCCAGCCCGGCGCTGTCATCGTGGTTCTCCGCCGCCCAACCCCCGATCGGCGGCGAGATGGCCGAGCACTCCGAGGTGATCCGCGCGCTCGTCGAGGGTTTCGTGCGCTCACTCGGCGCGGCGACCGACGCCGCCGCAGACGATGCCGCCGCCGTGGGCCGCCGGGCCAGGTGGCTGGTGCGGGTGATGGTGTCGCTGCTGGTGTTCCCCGGCGTCGACGAGGCCGACGAGCGGGCGATGCTGGCCGATTTCGTCGCGCCGCTCGTGGTGGGTGTTCAGGCCGCCCAGTAG